From the genome of bacterium:
TGGAGACATTATCTATGGGAATGTCAAATTCTTACAAGATAGCCATAGAAGAAGGAAGTAATATGATTAGATTAGGAACGGTTGTCTTTGGGGAGAGAAATAATGCCCACTTATGAGTATGAGTGTTTAAAGTGTGGTTATGAATTTGAGAAATTTCAAAACATGAGTGACGAACCAGTTAAGAAATGTTCGAAATGTAAAGGGAATGTTAGAAGACTAATAGGTGCTGGAGCAGGAATTATATCCAAAGGATCATCACAGGATATACCATGTTGCGGAATGAATGCTGCCTGTGCCAACGCCAAGTATTGCGAAGGATGCAAAACCTGATATGTTAAGACAAATTTCTAAGGAATTAAAAAGGCATGTTCCGTTTACTATGTTTGGAGCCGTTACAGGCATTATCATCATGGTTATAATGGTTTTTTCCCATGCTTCCAAGGAGGCTTCTAATGCAATTTTTTACACTTTGCATCCCACCCATGTTGTCTTGAGCGCGTTTGCAACAATATCTATGTATAAACTGCATGGAAAAGGCAAGCTCTGGGTGGCAATTCTTATTGGTTATACAGGCTCCATTGGAATAGCTACATTAAGTGATGCTGTAATCCCTTACCTTGGAGGAGGTTTGCTTAATGTTCCAATGGAATTTCATGCGCCATTTATAGAGACTGCAAAGATGCCATTTATTGGAATTGCAAAATGGAAGATTGTGAACTCTGCAGCAGTACTTGGAATTGTAATCGGTTATTTAAAACCTAAAACTAAATTTCCGCATTTTGGACATGTTTTATTAAGTACATGGGCATCCTTATTTGGTTTCACAGCGTTCGGCATAGCAAATTGGATTCCTTTACTTCCTTTTGTTTTTCTGTTTTTATTCCTCGCAGTTTGGCTACCCTGTTGTGTAAGTGATATTATATTTCCTCTTTTATTTGTAAAAGAAAATCAAGAAGATTAGAAAACGGGATGAAAAGCTTAATTGAGATGGCAGGAGGTAAATAAAAAGTGAATTGCGCTAATACAAAGGGAATATTCCGTATCATTCAGTCTATTCCTTCAAAAAAAGGCTGGTTGGAGCGTGATAAAAAGGAGGTGATAGACGATGTTAGATCAAAATAAATCACAGCTTATTATTTACCAGACCGAAACAGGTGAAACTAAGATTGACGTGAGGTTCCAAGATGAAACGGTATGGCTGTCTCAACAGTTAATGGCAGAACTATTTCGGACAACCAAGCAAAACGTAAGTCTTCATATTAGAAATATTTATGAAGAAGAGGAATTGTCGCCTCAAGCAACTGTCAAGGAATTCTTGACAGTTCAAAAAGAAGGCGAACGAAAAGTTAGACGTAAAGTAGAATTTTATAATCTCGATATGATTATATCTGTTGGGTATCGCATTAAGTCTAGGGTAGCAACTCATTTCAGACAATGGGCAACACGTCATTTAAGGGAATATATAGTTAAAGGGTTTGTTTTAGATGATGAGCGGCTTAAGAATCCGAATCAGCCGTTTGATTATTATGATGAGTTAATTAGACGTATTCAGGATATACGAACATCCGAACGGCGTTTTTATCAAAAAATCACAGATATTTATGCCACAAGCGTTGACTATGACCCAACAAATGAAATGAGTATTGATTTTTTTAAGACCGTTCAAAATAAGATGCATTGGGCGATTACAGGGAAAACCGCTGCAGAAATTATTCATAAAAGAGCAGACAGTAAGAAAGCAAATATGGGATTAACAAGTTGGCGGGGAGTAAAAATTCGCAAAGATGATGTAGAAATTGCGAAAAACTATTTAGACGAAAAAGAATTGATGGCTTTAAATAATTTAGTTGAACAATATTTGATTTTTGCAGAGGGACAGGCAATGAGACGTATTCCAATGTATATGAGAGGTTGGATTACTAAGTTGGATTCCTTTCTGCAACTCAACGAAAGAGAAATATTGATGCACGCAGGGAAAATATCGCATCAGATTGCCATGGAAGCCGCAGAGAAGGAATACGAAAAATATTCTAAAAAAAGACAGATTGCTTAT
Proteins encoded in this window:
- a CDS encoding zinc ribbon domain-containing protein, translating into MPTYEYECLKCGYEFEKFQNMSDEPVKKCSKCKGNVRRLIGAGAGIISKGSSQDIPCCGMNAACANAKYCEGCKT
- a CDS encoding virulence RhuM family protein, whose amino-acid sequence is MLDQNKSQLIIYQTETGETKIDVRFQDETVWLSQQLMAELFRTTKQNVSLHIRNIYEEEELSPQATVKEFLTVQKEGERKVRRKVEFYNLDMIISVGYRIKSRVATHFRQWATRHLREYIVKGFVLDDERLKNPNQPFDYYDELIRRIQDIRTSERRFYQKITDIYATSVDYDPTNEMSIDFFKTVQNKMHWAITGKTAAEIIHKRADSKKANMGLTSWRGVKIRKDDVEIAKNYLDEKELMALNNLVEQYLIFAEGQAMRRIPMYMRGWITKLDSFLQLNEREILMHAGKISHQIAMEAAEKEYEKYSKKRQIAYDKRENSFDVLVNETKKIESKKGTHTMLTSKMVRG